One Cucurbita pepo subsp. pepo cultivar mu-cu-16 chromosome LG09, ASM280686v2, whole genome shotgun sequence DNA window includes the following coding sequences:
- the LOC111801964 gene encoding rho GDP-dissociation inhibitor 1-like, with protein sequence MGFDDNHNDAKQDDSPKLSDPKKPEDDASSGLTRKMSEASICATEEEDDEEGRKIELGPQYTLKELNEKDKDDESLRRWKEQLLGDVDFEAVGETLEPDVKIVSLAIKSAERPDIVLPVPESGNPKGLWFTLKEGSRYSLLFTFQVSNNIVSGLKYTNTVWKTGVKVDSTKEMIGTFSPQPEPYHHEMQEETTPSGIFARGSYSARSRFVDDDNKCYLEINYTFDIRKDWKEEQPA encoded by the exons ATGGGGTTCGACGACAACCACAACGACGCCAAACAAGACGATTCTCCCAAACTTTCAGACCCCAAGAAACCTGAGGATGATGCGTCTTCTGGGCTCACTCGTAAAATGAGTGAGGCCTCTATCTGTGCCACTGAAGAGGAGGACGACGAAGAGGGAAGGAAAATCGAGTTGGGTCCTCAGTACACTTTGAAAGAACTCAACGAGAAGGACAAG GATGATGAAAGCCTCAGAAGATGGAAGGAACAGCTTCTGGGTGATGTCGATTTTGAAGCTGTTGGAG AAACTCTTGAGCCGGATGTGAAGATTGTAAGCCTTGCAATTAAGTCAGCAGAGCGGCCTGACATTGTTCTTCCAGTTCCTGAAAGTGGAAACCCCAAAGGCCTCTGGTTTACTTTGAAGGAAGGCAGTCGTTATAGCCTCTTGTTTACATTTCAGGTCAGCAATAACATTGTATCTGGTCTCAAATACACCAATACCGTGTGGAAAACTGGCGTCAAAG TTGACAGTACAAAAGAGATGATCGGAACCTTTAGCCCTCAGCCTGAACCTTATCATCATGAGATGCAGGAAGAAACGACTCCATCAGGCATCTTTGCGAGGGGATCCTATTCAGCCAGAAGCAGG TTCGTTGATGATGATAACAAGTGCTATTTGGAGATCAATTACACATTTGATATCAGGAAAGACTGGAAGGAGGAACAGCCTGCTTAA
- the LOC111802328 gene encoding cucumber peeling cupredoxin-like has translation MPTPTNNLAALLTAAFIVTTAAPFAGAETHHVVGGDRGWDVDSNIASWSAGRIFRVGDKIWFAYSVAHGNVVELARKEEYKACDVSRFIREYRDGIDIVALNGEGIRYFASSRAERCKKGLKLQVHVEAQQQKGETTGVGSRNDMSEGDGESAAVPPSPSTSSTPFAISYVTLSLLLAGLAFTYWIS, from the exons ATGCCCACTCCGACCAATAACCTGGCAGCGCTTTTGACGGCGGCGTTTATTGTGACCACCGCGGCGCCCTTTGCCGGAGCGGAGACGCACCATGTGGTCGGCGGCGACAGGGGATGGGACGTGGATTCGAACATTGCGTCTTGGTCGGCCGGTAGAATATTCAGAGTCGGAGATAAGATCT GGTTCGCGTACTCTGTGGCACACGGTAACGTGGTGGAGCTGGCAAGGAAGGAGGAATACAAAGCGTGCGATGTAAGCAGGTTCATCAGGGAGTATAGGGACGGCATAGATATCGTCGCCTTAAACGGAGAGGGAATCCGCTACTTCGCGAGTAGCAGAGCAGAGAGGTGCAAGAAGGGCCTCAAACTGCAGGTGCATGTGGAGGCCCAACAACAGAAGGGGGAGACGACAGGAGTTGGATCCAGGAACGACATGTCGGAGGGGGATGGTGAGTCAGCAGCAGTTCCACCATCCCCTTCCACGTCTTCAACGCCCTTTGCCATTTCTTATGTCACTCTCTCCCTTTTGCTGGCTGGCCTTGCGTTTACTTATTGGATCAGCTAA
- the LOC111802097 gene encoding agamous-like MADS-box protein AGL80, whose amino-acid sequence MTRKKVKLTFITNDAARKATFKKRKKGFLKKLTELTTLCGIDACAIIFSPFNSYPDLWPSLVGVHSVISHFKALPEMDQCKKMVNQDTFLRHRIAKAADQLKKLQRDNREKEIAHLMFQSLLAGGAPRPTLNVIDLNDLGWLVDQKMADISKRIELLSSAVAVEHNQPPCVATVEPSWFIEMVNQEYDDQMRFDIGDDVIQLPTFGEDGWPNNAFFPSN is encoded by the coding sequence ATGACGAGAAAGAAGGTGAAACTGACATTCATCACAAACGACGCAGCCAGAAAAGCCACTTtcaagaagaggaaaaagggTTTCTTAAAGAAGCTCACTGAGCTGACCACCCTCTGTGGGATCGACGCCTGCGCCATTATCTTCAGCCCCTTCAATTCCTACCCTGATCTATGGCCATCCCTTGTGGGCGTCCACAGTGTTATCTCTCACTTCAAGGCCCTGCCCGAGATGGATCAGTGCAAGAAGATGGTGAACCAAGACACCTTCCTCCGCCACCGCATTGCCAAGGCTGCCGACCAGCTCAAGAAGTTGCAGAGGGACAATCGCGAGAAGGAGATCGCCCATCTCATGTTTCAGAGCCTTCTCGCCGGTGGGGCTCCACGCCCTACTTTGAATGTCATTGATTTGAATGATCTTGGGTGGCTGGTTGATCAGAAGATGGCGGATATTTCCAAAAGGATTGAGCTTCTTAGCTCCGCGGTGGCTGTGGAACACAACCAACCGCCGTGTGTGGCGACGGTGGAGCCGTCGTGGTTTATAGAGATGGTGAATCAAGAATATGATGATCAAATGAGATTCGATATTGGGGATGATGTCATTCAGCTTCCTACTTTTGGGGAGGATGGTTGGCCAAATAATGCATTTTTCCCTTCAAACTAA